GTCCGGCCGCATGATAGGTCTGCACACTGTTTAACTGGATGGCGCCCGGCAGCGCCAGCGTCGCATAGCCGTCGCCGTCCGGGTATTCCCAGCCGGCCGGCCTGGCCCCGAGCGTGCGCGTGTAGTGCACCATCCGGTGCCCCTGGCTGCGCAGGTCGTCCAAGCTCCGGGGCGTGCCGAACTGCGCCAGGTAGGCAGGACTGGCCGCATTGACCATGCGTAGCTTGCCGAGCGGCCGGGCGATCAGGCTCTCGTCGCCAATCGGTCCCAGGCGGATCACGCAGTCGAACCCTTCCTGGACCAGGTCGACGCGGCGGTCGGTGCTGGACAATTCCAGCTCCAGTTCCGGATGGGCCGCCATCAGTTGCGGCAGCGCCGGCACCACCACGCCTTGCGCCAGTTCGGTCGGCATGTCGACACGCAGTTTTCCGCGCAGCGGCGCGCCGTCCGGCGCAAACATCGATTGCAGTTCCTGGACTTCGGCCAGCAGGTCGCGAGCGCGCGTGTAAAAGGCGCGGCCGTCTTCGGTCAGCTGCACGCTGCGTGTCGTTCGATGCAGCAGCGTGACACCCAGGCCGCGCTCGAGCTCACGGATGACGGCCGAGACGCGTCCTTTCTGCATGCCGAGGCTCTCGGCGGCGCGCGTGAAGCTCGACATTTCGGCCACACGGGCAAAGATCAAAAGGGCATCCAGGTTTTGCATTGTTCACCGATCGGGTAACAGAACGTTCTTTCCGGCGTCATTTATAACTCATTTCCGGCTCAGTAGACTGGTTGCTCAAGTCGCCGACCAGGCGATGCAAACAAAGGAGCCATCATGTCGCAACATCTTTCGACGATCAAAACGGTCGTCCTCTACCACTCCGGCTACGGGCATACCGAGCGCAGGACGGTGGCCGTCGCCGACGGGTCGCCCGACGAGACGTCGACGGGCGACCTGGAGACCGCACGTCGCTACGGCGCACGGGTCGCGGCGATCGCCGCGCAGTTCCAATCCAGCCGGGGAGACTGAGATGCCAAAAGGGTATTTGATCGGACACGTCACCATCTCGGATGCCGACGCCTATGCCGCCTACGCAAAAGCCGCGGCCGAGGCGATGGCGCCATTCACGCCAACGCTGATCGCCGCCGGACGGTACGAGAACCTCGAGGGCGAGGCCCACGAGCGGCATGTCGTGTTCGAGTTCGCCTCATTCGACGAGGCCAAGCGCTTTTACGACAGCCCGGCGTACCAGGCCGCCAAAGCGCTGCGCGCGGGTGCGGCGACGGGAACGTTCGTGCTGCTCGAAGGGATGCCTGAGAACGCCTGACAACAGCTCTTGTTTGCTCTGGCAATAACAAGCTCATACACTCGGCCGATTTGCGCTGTCGGCCAGGCGCGGTCCTCTGATGAGGTTAATCGTGCGCTCAGGGCTTGCGAAACACGATCACATGCTGGATTGGCAGCGATTCGATGCTGCGTTCCCACTTCAAGCCATGCGCCGTGGCTTCACGCCGTACCTGCAGCTCGCTCATCTTATGCAAGGGCTTGATCGCGACTGCCGGATCCTCGGCCCGATATTCGACGAAGACGACGCGCCCACCCGGCTTCAGGGCATCGACGATGCTGTCGAGCACCTCCGCAGGATAGGCGAGCTCGTGATAGACATCGACCATGATTGCCAAGTCGACGCTGGCCGGCGGCAGCTTGACGCTGGTTTCGCTGCCCAGCACCGAGACCACGTTGCGCACGCCGCGCTTTGCCTTCCGGCTGTCGAGCATGCTGATCATTTCCGGCTGCACGTCAACGGCATACACGCGTCCGCCGGGCCCGACCTGTTTCGCCAGCTGCCAGGTGTAGTAGCCGGTGCCGGCGCCGATGTCGGCCACCGTCATGCCGGGCGCCAGCGCCAGTTCACGCAGGAGCAATTCCGGCCGCTCCTCGCGTGCGCGGCTTTCGCGTTCGAGCCATTGGGCGCCCTCCCACCCCATCACGCCGGCGATCTCACGGCCCATGTAGCGTTTGCCGATGCCATCCGGGGTGGGTACGACGCGTTCATAGCGCGTATTGGTAGCCGCTGCCTGTGCCGCGGCATCGATATGAGCAGAGGATGGCAGCGGCAGAGCCGACAGGCAGGCCAGCAGGATAGGTAGCGTACGGCGAGTTTGTGAGG
This genomic stretch from Massilia sp. 9096 harbors:
- a CDS encoding class I SAM-dependent methyltransferase, with the protein product MHRTRSRNCRTSQTRRTLPILLACLSALPLPSSAHIDAAAQAAATNTRYERVVPTPDGIGKRYMGREIAGVMGWEGAQWLERESRAREERPELLLRELALAPGMTVADIGAGTGYYTWQLAKQVGPGGRVYAVDVQPEMISMLDSRKAKRGVRNVVSVLGSETSVKLPPASVDLAIMVDVYHELAYPAEVLDSIVDALKPGGRVVFVEYRAEDPAVAIKPLHKMSELQVRREATAHGLKWERSIESLPIQHVIVFRKP
- a CDS encoding LysR family transcriptional regulator, with the protein product MQNLDALLIFARVAEMSSFTRAAESLGMQKGRVSAVIRELERGLGVTLLHRTTRSVQLTEDGRAFYTRARDLLAEVQELQSMFAPDGAPLRGKLRVDMPTELAQGVVVPALPQLMAAHPELELELSSTDRRVDLVQEGFDCVIRLGPIGDESLIARPLGKLRMVNAASPAYLAQFGTPRSLDDLRSQGHRMVHYTRTLGARPAGWEYPDGDGYATLALPGAIQLNSVQTYHAAGLAGVGLIQAGYSALAHHIESGALVEILPGLRPEPLAAWLVVAHRRSLSQRVRAFIGWIEGILEPYFD
- a CDS encoding DUF1330 domain-containing protein; its protein translation is MPKGYLIGHVTISDADAYAAYAKAAAEAMAPFTPTLIAAGRYENLEGEAHERHVVFEFASFDEAKRFYDSPAYQAAKALRAGAATGTFVLLEGMPENA